The proteins below come from a single Demetria terragena DSM 11295 genomic window:
- a CDS encoding AurF N-oxygenase family protein translates to MTMTARKPQMDNTAPERSEDYLATLQTLSEASVEQHFDAFKDIDWDHPDYAIVPDDDRWILSAVDALGGTQWYQSLPRERQIEVGMYRMANLAKVGLQFEQLLIGGIMNHALTLPNGSPEFRYSTHEATEECHHTQMFQEFVNRSGTNAAGSPAWFRRMVPIIAMAGSIHPYVFFIGVLAGEEPIDHLQKEILRSGDRMHPLVRRIMQIHVAEEARHIGFAHQYLQNRAGSLNKVERGVVSVLMPVIMRTLCDVIMKPSKQMVQDLQIPEDVVKEIWWKSDRSAKVLRDMFGDVRMLAEETGLMNRTSRRVWSLMKINGRPSRFRSQPANAAT, encoded by the coding sequence ATGACGATGACCGCTCGTAAGCCGCAGATGGACAACACGGCGCCGGAGCGCAGCGAGGACTACCTCGCGACGCTGCAAACGCTGTCCGAGGCATCGGTCGAGCAGCACTTCGACGCATTCAAGGACATCGACTGGGACCATCCGGACTATGCGATCGTCCCCGACGACGACCGGTGGATTCTTTCCGCGGTGGACGCGCTCGGCGGCACACAGTGGTACCAATCGCTGCCCCGAGAGCGCCAAATCGAGGTGGGCATGTATCGGATGGCCAACCTCGCCAAGGTCGGCCTGCAGTTCGAGCAGCTGTTGATCGGCGGGATCATGAATCACGCCCTGACCCTGCCCAACGGCAGCCCGGAGTTCCGCTACTCCACTCATGAGGCCACCGAAGAGTGCCACCACACTCAGATGTTCCAGGAGTTCGTGAATCGCTCAGGGACGAACGCCGCGGGTAGCCCGGCCTGGTTCCGCCGAATGGTCCCGATCATTGCGATGGCCGGGAGCATTCACCCCTATGTCTTCTTCATTGGGGTGCTCGCCGGCGAGGAACCAATCGATCACTTGCAGAAGGAAATCCTGCGCTCGGGCGACCGAATGCACCCGCTGGTGAGGCGCATCATGCAGATCCATGTGGCCGAAGAAGCCCGGCACATCGGGTTCGCCCATCAATACCTGCAGAACCGTGCCGGCTCGCTCAACAAGGTCGAGCGGGGCGTGGTGTCGGTCCTGATGCCGGTCATCATGCGCACCCTGTGCGACGTGATCATGAAGCCGAGCAAGCAAATGGTCCAAGACCTGCAAATCCCAGAAGACGTAGTCAAGGAGATCTGGTGGAAGTCTGACCGCTCCGCCAAGGTGCTACGCGACATGTTCGGCGATGTGCGGATGCTGGCCGAAGAGACCGGGTTGATGAACCGCACCTCTCGGCGCGTGTGGTCTCTGATGAAGATCAACGGCCGCCCCTCGCGCTTCCGCAGCCAGCCCGCCAACGCGGCCACCTGA
- the menD gene encoding 2-succinyl-5-enolpyruvyl-6-hydroxy-3-cyclohexene-1-carboxylic-acid synthase, whose translation MNPSMAIATVLIDELIRHGIKDLVLCPGSRSAPLAYAAHEADAKGRLRLHVRVDERSAGFLALGLGKVTRVPVPVVTTSGTAAANLYPAVLEAAHAAVPLIVMTADRPPELRGLGANQTTDQVKLFGASCRWFHEPGAPDIRGGQNANWRSVIGRAVAESEGLPSGDAGPVHLNIPLREPLVPTDDVAEWPESLEGRPRGVPWLELRTPGHHPAVGSGPGIAPVPRTLVMLGDLPNPSRAVELSELADVAGWPLIAEPFGRYHRGRSMPHGSLILQAEEWLEENRPERVLVGGRLTLSRPVQRLLAHPDTTVEAVTALTTWADPGHVVRRVHDWADVLRSHDAVSGCVDRQWASRWRKAGSALVESVGDLVAESWPSGPAIASTVVHHAPMGSHVYVGSSNTARDLEIGRNPSRIAKDVLAVSNRGLAGIDGVLSSAIGLALSRPDSPTFAIVGDLTFLHDSNAFLIGPNEPRPDLTIVVLNDDGGGIFGVLEPGQAELAGPFERIFATPTGTRFADLCAAHDIEHELVSDVDRLAERIMHPSKGIHVVEVRMDRAGQRDLRESIVAAATQAVLAT comes from the coding sequence GTGAATCCTTCGATGGCCATCGCGACCGTGCTGATTGACGAACTGATCCGGCACGGCATAAAGGACCTGGTGTTGTGCCCGGGCTCCCGCTCGGCGCCGCTGGCGTACGCCGCGCATGAGGCCGACGCCAAGGGTCGCCTGAGGCTCCATGTGCGTGTCGATGAGCGCTCGGCGGGGTTCCTCGCGCTGGGGCTCGGCAAGGTGACGCGCGTTCCGGTGCCGGTCGTCACCACCAGCGGAACCGCAGCGGCAAACCTCTACCCAGCAGTCCTCGAGGCTGCGCACGCAGCGGTCCCGCTCATCGTCATGACCGCCGACCGCCCGCCGGAATTGCGGGGTCTCGGGGCGAATCAGACGACCGACCAGGTGAAGCTGTTTGGTGCGTCCTGTCGTTGGTTCCATGAGCCGGGGGCGCCGGATATTCGAGGTGGGCAGAACGCCAACTGGCGCAGCGTCATTGGGCGCGCGGTGGCCGAGAGCGAAGGTCTGCCCAGCGGTGACGCCGGACCGGTGCATCTCAATATCCCGCTGCGGGAGCCGTTGGTGCCGACTGACGATGTCGCCGAATGGCCCGAATCCCTTGAGGGTCGGCCCCGCGGTGTGCCATGGCTGGAGTTGCGTACCCCCGGTCATCACCCAGCGGTGGGCTCCGGTCCGGGTATCGCGCCCGTACCCCGAACTCTCGTCATGCTCGGCGACCTACCCAACCCGAGTCGGGCGGTAGAACTCTCGGAATTGGCTGACGTCGCCGGATGGCCGTTGATCGCCGAACCTTTCGGCCGTTATCACCGTGGCCGCAGCATGCCCCACGGGTCACTCATCCTGCAGGCCGAAGAATGGCTTGAGGAAAACCGGCCCGAGCGGGTCCTGGTAGGTGGGCGCCTGACGCTGTCCCGCCCGGTGCAGCGCCTGCTCGCGCACCCCGACACCACGGTCGAGGCGGTCACGGCGCTCACGACCTGGGCGGACCCAGGTCACGTCGTCCGTCGGGTGCACGACTGGGCCGACGTCCTCCGCAGCCACGACGCCGTCTCTGGGTGCGTCGATCGCCAGTGGGCTTCTCGGTGGCGCAAGGCCGGATCTGCTTTGGTGGAATCCGTGGGTGATCTGGTCGCGGAGTCCTGGCCGAGTGGGCCAGCGATTGCCTCCACGGTGGTGCACCACGCGCCGATGGGGTCGCACGTCTACGTCGGGTCGTCGAACACGGCCCGCGATTTGGAGATCGGACGAAACCCGTCGCGCATCGCCAAAGACGTTCTGGCAGTTAGTAATCGAGGTCTTGCTGGAATCGATGGCGTGCTCAGTTCGGCGATCGGGCTGGCACTTTCCCGACCAGACTCACCAACCTTCGCGATCGTTGGCGACCTGACCTTCCTGCACGATTCGAACGCCTTCCTCATCGGGCCGAACGAGCCGCGCCCAGATCTCACGATTGTCGTCCTTAATGACGATGGTGGCGGCATCTTCGGCGTGCTGGAGCCAGGCCAGGCCGAGTTGGCAGGACCGTTCGAGCGGATCTTCGCGACGCCGACCGGGACACGCTTCGCTGACCTGTGCGCCGCCCACGACATTGAGCACGAACTGGTCTCCGACGTCGATCGCCTCGCAGAGCGGATCATGCACCCCTCGAAGGGAATTCATGTCGTCGAGGTACGCATGGACCGGGCCGGTCAGCGCGACTTGCGGGAGTCGATCGTGGCGGCCGCCACCCAGGCTGTGCTGGCGACCTAA
- a CDS encoding aldose 1-epimerase family protein, translating to MSQSYAPSGEQWTIRYGDQHATIVQVGGGIREYVVGGKPVLFGYDASAKADAGRGQMLMPWPNRIRDGQYTFAGRDQQLALSEPARANASHGLVRWAIWTLESMEDSALTVTYSLLPQQGWDAALKLTMRYALGEDGLTVTPSATNVGDTAAPFGFGAHPYLTAGEPTVDEASLRLPAETLIRVDDRLIPNGSAPISPDLNFSALRSVGDVALDHAFTDLQPDDDGRWRVTIAYGGRVTTLWADASAYPYVQAFTGDSLPGGRSRATGIAVEPMTCPANAFATGDHLIVLEPGETWSAGWGVRAD from the coding sequence ATGAGCCAGTCGTATGCCCCCAGCGGCGAGCAATGGACTATCCGCTACGGCGACCAGCACGCCACCATCGTGCAGGTTGGTGGCGGCATCAGGGAGTACGTCGTGGGCGGCAAGCCCGTCCTCTTCGGCTATGACGCATCAGCCAAGGCTGATGCCGGGCGAGGCCAGATGCTCATGCCGTGGCCGAACCGGATCCGCGACGGGCAGTACACCTTTGCGGGTCGCGATCAACAGCTCGCGTTGAGCGAACCGGCGCGCGCCAATGCATCGCATGGACTGGTGCGGTGGGCCATATGGACGCTTGAGTCGATGGAAGATAGTGCGCTGACAGTCACGTATTCACTACTACCGCAACAAGGTTGGGATGCCGCGCTAAAACTGACGATGCGTTATGCCCTCGGCGAGGACGGGCTGACAGTGACGCCTTCGGCGACCAACGTTGGTGACACTGCGGCTCCGTTTGGCTTCGGCGCCCACCCTTACCTCACCGCTGGCGAGCCGACGGTGGACGAGGCGAGTCTGCGACTTCCCGCGGAGACCCTGATCCGGGTCGATGACCGGCTCATCCCCAACGGAAGTGCGCCCATCTCCCCGGACCTGAATTTCTCGGCGCTCCGGTCAGTCGGAGATGTGGCCCTCGACCATGCCTTCACCGATCTGCAGCCTGACGACGACGGGCGGTGGCGGGTCACGATCGCCTACGGGGGGCGGGTAACCACCCTGTGGGCCGACGCGAGCGCCTACCCCTATGTCCAAGCGTTTACCGGAGACTCGCTGCCCGGTGGCCGCAGTCGCGCCACCGGAATTGCCGTCGAGCCGATGACCTGTCCCGCAAATGCGTTCGCGACTGGAGACCACCTGATCGTGCTCGAACCGGGGGAGACCTGGAGCGCCGGCTGGGGAGTACGCGCGGACTAA
- a CDS encoding helicase-associated domain-containing protein, with product MPEPARSYADDLRSRNDDELALLVQHRPDLARPAPANLSALAARAATVPSTRRALEHLDAGLLHVLEAVLVAGSAPGAPDLLGTDMACITHALDELWRRGLLWSAPNGLRPARAIGESLTHPAGLGPPAATLAHRPPADIDAAVGRLGEAARTVLERMRWTVPRATLDGPTLRAAREELIDAQLLVRADGTDVILPREVALALRGGRLHQHPLDPPPSTGLPTRSTTDVDAASGAEALELLSQVEEVAHAWESNPPRVLRSGGLAVKDHKAVSSLLDISAERSAFVIEIATAAGLFATDAEIEPSWLPTVGYDSWRAASPSDRWARLATAWWNTSRAPSLVSQRLDGKAINVLSEQAAWPLLRTQRRDVVAVLAGLPEGSAPSIDAIEDHLRWRRPLRLPTGAPTQAATVIQEATWLGVLGRGALSAVGRGLHDAVDLDGLIALAAAHLPEPIGHVLIQADLTAVAPGPLTDEINRLMRLSADIESRGGATVFRFSPGSVRRALDSGMSSGDLLEQLRAASLTPLPQPLEYLTADVARRHGQARVGAVGCYIRSDDETALSAMLADPDLAPLQLRRIAPTVLVSPVPAATAVAQLSEHSPVAETSDGGILLTGRQARRARVTRGGPSPVSVESLDADLAIELVGRLRGREAADVERAATQQGPPIPETDATVAVTLLADAAAEGAAVWIGYVDETGSPRRALFRPEQVQGGRAVGTVDGSANRRAFAMHRVTGVVLPD from the coding sequence GTGCCTGAACCCGCTCGCTCGTATGCCGACGACCTACGATCGCGCAACGACGATGAGTTGGCCCTCCTCGTGCAGCACCGCCCCGACTTAGCGCGGCCAGCCCCGGCCAATCTGAGCGCGCTTGCGGCCCGCGCGGCGACCGTACCCAGCACCCGACGCGCCCTGGAACACCTCGACGCCGGTCTCTTGCACGTCCTTGAGGCGGTGCTCGTCGCCGGTTCGGCACCTGGCGCGCCGGACCTGCTGGGCACTGACATGGCGTGTATCACCCATGCGCTGGACGAACTGTGGCGACGCGGCCTGCTGTGGTCTGCGCCCAATGGACTGCGCCCAGCGCGGGCCATTGGGGAATCCCTGACCCACCCGGCTGGCCTCGGCCCGCCAGCCGCGACGCTCGCGCACCGCCCACCTGCCGACATCGACGCCGCTGTCGGCCGCCTCGGCGAGGCGGCGCGCACGGTCCTGGAGAGGATGCGCTGGACGGTTCCCCGGGCCACCCTCGACGGCCCCACTCTGCGCGCCGCGCGTGAAGAACTCATCGACGCCCAGCTACTCGTACGAGCCGACGGCACTGATGTGATTCTGCCCCGCGAGGTGGCTCTGGCCCTTCGCGGCGGCCGCTTGCACCAGCACCCGCTAGACCCGCCACCCTCGACCGGGCTGCCCACGCGCAGCACCACCGATGTGGACGCAGCTTCAGGCGCCGAGGCGCTCGAACTACTCAGCCAAGTCGAAGAAGTCGCACATGCCTGGGAGTCGAACCCGCCGCGGGTTTTACGCTCCGGAGGCCTGGCGGTCAAGGATCACAAGGCCGTCTCCTCGCTCCTCGATATCTCGGCGGAACGATCCGCATTCGTCATCGAGATCGCCACTGCGGCAGGACTTTTCGCGACTGACGCCGAAATTGAGCCGTCCTGGTTGCCAACAGTTGGATACGACTCGTGGCGCGCCGCATCCCCCAGTGACCGTTGGGCCCGCCTGGCCACGGCATGGTGGAACACCAGCCGTGCACCATCACTCGTGAGCCAACGCCTCGACGGCAAAGCCATCAATGTCCTCAGCGAGCAGGCCGCCTGGCCACTCCTGCGTACCCAGCGGCGGGACGTCGTCGCGGTTCTCGCCGGACTGCCGGAGGGATCGGCCCCATCCATCGACGCAATCGAAGACCACCTGCGCTGGCGACGCCCACTCCGGCTGCCAACCGGCGCGCCGACGCAAGCCGCGACCGTGATTCAGGAGGCGACCTGGCTCGGAGTGCTCGGTCGCGGAGCGCTGAGTGCCGTCGGACGCGGACTCCACGACGCCGTCGACCTAGACGGCCTCATCGCGCTGGCGGCAGCCCACCTGCCAGAGCCCATCGGTCATGTGCTCATCCAAGCCGACCTGACCGCAGTGGCACCGGGCCCGCTGACTGACGAGATCAACCGCCTGATGCGCCTCTCCGCCGACATCGAATCGCGCGGTGGGGCAACCGTTTTCCGCTTCAGCCCGGGAAGCGTACGCCGCGCGCTGGACTCGGGGATGTCCTCTGGCGACCTGCTCGAACAACTTCGAGCGGCGTCCCTGACCCCCTTGCCGCAGCCCTTGGAATACCTCACCGCCGATGTTGCACGTCGACACGGACAAGCCCGGGTTGGCGCCGTCGGCTGCTACATCCGCAGCGACGACGAGACCGCGCTGTCGGCGATGCTCGCCGACCCCGATCTGGCACCGCTCCAACTTCGCCGGATCGCCCCAACCGTTCTGGTGTCACCCGTGCCCGCGGCGACCGCCGTGGCCCAATTGTCCGAGCATTCCCCGGTGGCTGAGACTTCCGACGGCGGGATCCTGCTGACTGGTCGTCAGGCGCGACGGGCTCGCGTGACCCGAGGCGGCCCCTCCCCGGTGAGTGTTGAGTCGCTGGACGCCGACCTGGCCATCGAACTGGTCGGGCGGCTTCGTGGACGCGAGGCCGCAGACGTCGAACGCGCTGCAACACAACAGGGTCCGCCGATTCCGGAGACCGATGCGACCGTTGCGGTCACGTTGCTTGCGGATGCCGCCGCTGAGGGCGCCGCGGTATGGATCGGGTATGTCGATGAAACCGGGTCCCCGCGCCGAGCGCTGTTCCGCCCAGAGCAGGTGCAGGGCGGGCGCGCCGTCGGCACCGTCGACGGCTCGGCCAACCGGCGGGCGTTCGCGATGCACCGCGTCACCGGGGTTGTTCTCCCGGACTAG
- a CDS encoding AMP-binding protein, with protein sequence MPGSTAPPSYASGISDVPLLGDTIPANLARTVAAFASREALVDVPTGRRWTYAEFAADVDAVAKGLLARGVQKGDRVGIWAPNCPEWTLLQYATARVGAVLVNVNPAYRAHELTFVINQSGMRTLVSAKAHKTSDYRSMVEEVRADCPGLEEVYYISLDASPIEGSSGWADLVGAGSGIADEDLEARTAELTTDDPINIQYTSGTTGFPKGATLSHHNILNNGFFVGETVGYSEADRVCIPVPFYHCFGMVMGNLACTTHGSTMVIPAPSFDPVATLDAVVAERCTSLYGVPTMFIAELGLETFADYDLSALRTGIMAGSPCPVEVMKRVVAEMNMSEVAICYGMTETSPVSTMTRVDDDLARRTETVGRVMPHLEIKVVDPVSGLPMARGEAGELCTRGYSVMLGYWEQEEKTAEAIDPARWMHTGDLATMDDDGYVSIVGRIKDLVIRGGENVYPREIEEFLYTHHGIADVQVIGVPDEKYGEELMAWIIMKPDAEPLDANAIREFCTGQLAHYKIPKYVHVTEEFPMTVTGKVRKVEMRERATEILAP encoded by the coding sequence GTGCCCGGCTCCACCGCCCCGCCGTCCTATGCGTCCGGAATCTCCGACGTGCCCCTGCTCGGGGACACCATTCCGGCCAACCTCGCCCGGACTGTTGCCGCGTTCGCGTCGCGGGAGGCCTTAGTCGATGTGCCGACAGGGCGACGGTGGACCTACGCCGAGTTTGCCGCCGACGTCGATGCCGTGGCCAAGGGGCTGCTTGCCCGCGGGGTCCAGAAGGGCGATCGGGTCGGCATCTGGGCGCCGAACTGCCCCGAATGGACCTTGCTGCAGTACGCCACGGCGCGGGTCGGTGCGGTGCTCGTCAACGTCAACCCTGCCTATCGCGCGCACGAGCTGACGTTTGTCATCAATCAATCGGGGATGCGCACTCTGGTGAGTGCCAAAGCACACAAGACATCTGATTACCGCAGCATGGTCGAGGAGGTGCGCGCCGACTGCCCCGGGCTGGAAGAGGTCTATTACATATCGCTCGACGCCAGCCCGATCGAAGGCTCGAGTGGTTGGGCGGACCTGGTCGGGGCGGGCTCAGGCATCGCGGACGAGGATCTTGAGGCGCGTACGGCGGAACTGACGACCGACGACCCCATCAACATCCAATACACCTCTGGGACAACGGGATTTCCCAAGGGGGCCACCCTCTCGCACCACAACATTCTCAACAACGGCTTCTTCGTCGGCGAGACGGTCGGCTACAGCGAGGCCGACCGAGTGTGCATTCCGGTGCCGTTCTATCACTGCTTCGGCATGGTGATGGGAAACCTCGCGTGCACCACCCACGGCTCAACCATGGTCATTCCGGCGCCATCGTTCGATCCGGTCGCGACGCTGGATGCGGTGGTCGCAGAACGGTGTACGTCGCTCTATGGCGTGCCGACCATGTTCATTGCGGAGCTTGGCCTTGAGACTTTTGCGGATTATGACCTGTCCGCGCTGCGTACCGGGATCATGGCGGGCTCGCCGTGCCCGGTCGAGGTGATGAAGCGGGTGGTGGCCGAGATGAACATGAGCGAGGTCGCGATCTGTTATGGCATGACCGAGACCTCGCCGGTGTCGACGATGACTCGCGTCGACGACGATTTGGCGCGACGCACGGAGACTGTCGGCCGGGTGATGCCGCACTTGGAGATCAAAGTCGTTGATCCAGTGTCCGGTCTTCCGATGGCGCGGGGCGAGGCGGGAGAGCTGTGCACCCGCGGCTACTCGGTGATGCTCGGGTACTGGGAGCAGGAAGAAAAGACGGCTGAGGCGATTGATCCCGCGCGCTGGATGCATACCGGTGATCTCGCCACGATGGATGACGACGGCTATGTGTCCATCGTCGGTCGCATCAAGGACCTGGTGATCCGAGGTGGGGAGAACGTCTACCCGCGTGAGATTGAAGAGTTCCTCTACACCCACCACGGTATTGCGGATGTGCAAGTGATCGGGGTGCCGGATGAGAAGTATGGCGAAGAACTCATGGCCTGGATCATCATGAAGCCCGACGCGGAACCGTTGGATGCCAACGCGATTCGCGAGTTCTGTACCGGGCAGCTGGCGCACTACAAGATCCCAAAGTATGTGCACGTGACCGAGGAGTTCCCGATGACCGTGACCGGGAAGGTCCGCAAGGTCGAGATGCGCGAGCGCGCGACAGAGATCCTGGCCCCATGA